The DNA sequence ATCACCATTAGAATATAAAGGTCTCCAAGTGATCAGTAGATGCGTTCTCCTGAAACTATGGTACTGCTATGGCTGCTTCGACAGGTTTGTCTTCAACCCTTATGCATGCTTGTGATCTAGGGTTAATgttaaattataatttgttcCAATATTCCTTACCCACTAAACGTGTTTCAGGAAATGGTTTCACAACTTTGCTAACATTTTTCTTAACCTAAGATGCATGGAACACAGGATAAAACTAGTTTATTTGAATCACAAGGTAGCTTCAGTTACTTTTAAGCTGTAATTTGTATTCACTGTATTGTAAACGAACTGTGGCTTAAAAAACTACATATATACAATTACTTTGCTGCAATTTTAAATTCCTTAAACGGTTGATGTTGGAGTAGCTTAGCTATTTATTTGTACACTTTTTCAAGGtttatttattacattattCCATTGTTGGGTTACACTCCACATTTTCACACACTTACTCGTGTGTGGCGATACTACTCAAGCTAAACACATGAATAGTAAATATTAGGTGATGTGGATCACACATGTCTATTAGACTTTTAGACATGAGTTAACTTGCTCTACTCTAATAATGACAATTGAGATTTCATCCTAAAATCAATTTACAATAAAAAAAGTGGCCTTACTCTTTATAAACCCTTGTAAAATTTATTAACTTTTCAATACGAGACAACACACTACACATGATTGCACATCAATTGATACGAAATCTTTGGCTGGGTGTTTTGAATATACTTGAATATAGTgaccttttcttttctaatcCAATCCTAAAGATATAATTGCGTATTGTATTATATATTACATATGTTGATGGCATAAAAGTCTCCCTTTGTCTTCTATTTGCCCACAAGTCCTTATTAAAACTAGTTATTGATAAACCACACCCTAGAAGGCTAGGCCTAGTACCTACACTTTCCACTATCCCACCCTCCCCTATATGTTCCCTTCATCCCTACCACTGTAGCATTAACCCCCTAAACCACCAATTAATCATGAactttttaataataattacataaaaatcAAAGGGTTTAGTCCAGAATCATTCAGACATAGAATTACGTGGCAGTCTAGGGTGAAACGCAGCTTCCGAAAAGCCCCTTCCCCCACAAAAGCGCTTAACTCGTCACCACACGACTTATGACTCTTAAGAGACCCCGCGCCGACTCCTCACTCCCCACTCTCACGCTTTGCCCTTTGCCCTTTTCCCCCCAATTCGCCCTCCCAACACCCGCTAAATTACCCACCCGCCCAGATCGCCCTCCTACTCGTAGGGCTAGTCCGCCTCCTCCGGCGGCCTAATTCCCGCCATGAACGCCGCCACCACGACGTTTCCCTCCATTCTCGGGAAGCCCCTTAACCAGCTCACCGAGGATGACATTTCCCAGCTCACCCGCGAAGACTGCCGCAAGTACCTCAAAGAAAAAGGTCCTCcctttctcctctctcttttcGCTAATTTCCACTTTTGCCCCTCCGCCCCCCATCGCCATATTTTCCGGCGCGCCTAAAATCACGGGACAGCGCACTCCCCAGAGTCTATATTTAATTgtcgaaattaattaattaaacgacGAGGATTTCCCCTTTTTCtttggtaattttttaaaatgtgGTGGCCACGTGTCCGTACAGGAATGCGGCGGCCCTCTTGGAACAAATCTCAGGCGATCCAGCAGGTTATTTCCCTCAAGGCGCTGCTGGAGCCCAACGAAGATTCCGGCGCCGGAGCTCTCAGAAAGATTGTCGTTTCGGCTCAGACGACCACCGCCACCACCCAGCGTGTCAGTACctttttatgtgtttgtttcccgagaaaattacactactttttttcctttatgCTTAGCACTCGTTTGATTGCAAGGTTTCTGTGTACAGGCGGCTTCGAATTCCGCTGATTCAGCTAAGGAAGCGAGCGCCGATGTCCAGGCTTCAGTGTCCGCAGACGAACCAGCGACGCATCCGAGAAATGAACGGCCGAAATCGGTTCCCGAGGATCCGCCGGTCGATGCGGATACCGCGGCCATCAGTCCCAGGTTCATCTTCTTTAGAACTCTTTATTGACTTGCTATAATGCATGGACATTAGCTGAGTTTTACTGCTCGGTGTAGTTCTGGTATGTTAAGCACAATGTAGTAGTGAAGTATGCTACTTTATCTAGTTGAAGCAATTTTTTGGGATAAAATTCTTCAAATTAGTAGACTTTGGCGTCATAATGTTGGCTTTGTCCTTTGAGAATCCGTATCGAGTCTTGTATGATTATTTGAGCTTAGTAGATTGAGGGGGAAATGGGTTTGTGAAGGAGATTCTGAAGTGGATTCGCGTTTTCACACCTTGCTTAAATAGGTGTTAAAGAAGCCCCACATGCGAAGGGTGGCACCATGTTTACCAATTTGTGGCAGGCTTATCTTTCCTCCATGGGTCATGGCTTATGCTTGAGTTGATTACATACATTTTAAAGATTCAATTGAAGTGACATTACCAGTAGGGTGCATATTCTCCGTCTTCCTTAAGACAGTTATGAAGCCAAAGTAGATTACTTTGTTTGTAGAGCATTATATGGCATTTTCTTGATTACAAAACGTCGCCATTTACTATTTCAAACGATGCAAATAATTTGCTGTTTTCTGCTGAAAGATTGGAACAATATGTTTATAATTAAGATGTATCTAGGGGGTGGTGAGAACATTTCATGCAATCAATCTTGTGATACATTTATGTTAGGTTCTAAAGGAACGTATTTGAAATTGTGGTTGCAGAAATCAGTGTACAACTGATGCATTAGTTCGGCAAATGACAATTTTCTACAGTGGCAAGGTGAATGTATATGATGGAGTGCCACCTGATAAGGTAAATGAAGCTTTCTATTTGAATGGAGACCTTGAGATAAGCCTTCCAATGCAGCGATATATGGATTTGCAGGCACGGGCAATCCTGCACTTTGCAGCAGGGCCCAACCATCTGCTTCTGGACAATCAATTTGGTGGTGCTGCAGCAGAAAGGTCCTTAGGGTGCCAATATCAGACTGCGGGCGATAAAGATGGCCCTTTCCCTCCTAGTGCAACAATTTCTCAATCAATGCAAACAGGTATTTGTGCAGAAGGATTTCTTGGCTTACCTTCAACTACTTTAGGTGGAATGTAGTTAGCTGTGTACTTGACTTTTAGTTAAAACTGCACATACTGAATGGAAAATGAGATCCAAGATATGGTTCAATGCATTGGCTTCTTTCATTCATGGGACAATGTGATTTCagtaaatttaattttaaatattgctCAAAATTTGAGCTTGCTGAAACAAGAATTTTCTATTCAACTTCCTTAATCTTCCTACGGGTGCCGTACTAAACATAGCTTAGATCTTTGTTCAGTCTTGAGTCTTGATTAATTATGAGTCAATTTGGCTGGAGTCACAAAGAAAGGATGTTTGCTGTTGTAGTTTCTGATAGATAGAGACCTTGGCAGTCAACAATGTCCTAAACCCTATGCTAGAGGACTATAGCTTTTGAGTTTCTGGTGGTTATTTAATTGATTTCAATGGATCAATGGCTAGTTAATTGATAGTTTCAGTTAACTTTACAGGGAAGTTCGGCGAATATACACAGCAGTACTGGGAGAAAGGGAACAGCACTCGTGATCCTGGTAAGTTCAGTATTTGTGTACCAGTGTAGAAGTTGCTTGTGTGATTTGCAAAATTTTCTCTCCTATCACGTATCTGAGTGAAAAGTATGCAGTTCTTAAACAGAAAGATGCTTATTGTTGCAAGTCATATGGTCTCCAAGGATATGCATTCCAATATcctagattaaaaaaaaaaagatataaatCTTTATAGATGCTAGACACACATTAGTTTCAGAGAGTATGTAGAAGGTATGggtcatattttcttatgtgtaAAACTGCTCATTAGATTTTTCCCCCTCTCGTCGCTGTGTATGTTTCCCTTAGGAGTATTTGGGAgaaattttaattgtttaagAAAGCTGTAAAGCAAGATATGGCACTATGAAATCGTAGTTGGTGATGCTAATTTGCAGAAGCATGGTAACTTTATGATGTATTATTTTTGTAGAAGTATTTTGGTGGAGGGTTAATGCCTTTACACCAGTATCACAAGATTCAAATCACAACCAATTTTGCTGTCACCTCAGGCCAATGAAAAGAAACCGCGACCGCCAACTGTTTCGTTGTAACATCTCTAACTCCATATGTCACTTGCTCCTTTGAAAGACTCGTCTCTCAGCTAATTTCGAATGAGGAACTTTAATTTACGAAGGAGCCTTAGACTAAAAAAATGCACTAAAAGAACACTACCAATGAACTACTCAATCACACAAAGCTACAACTAAAACATTACAAATGCACTGCAAAGATGCTAAACAAAGGACTTTCAAATGATACCTGAAAGTTCTCCCAAATGTATTGGATCTAGTCATTTTCAACTCCATCTATCTAATTTTTGTAGTGCTATCCTAACAAATTTAGCCTAGGTTTATAAAACTGTAAAGTTCGTCATCCAAACACACCATAAATGTACCTTCACTACTGATACTGCTCTTAGCACTAGTTTCACTGTCAGTCTGTCACTTTCATTTCCCTTTGCTTATGCCACAGTCACTACCTTAACATGACTCCTTTGCATGCCATGGGATTCTGATGAAAAGGTCTTATAGGCTTAACCAGTTAAACAAGTTTCACTATTTGCTGTATTAAATTTACTAGTTTCTTTTCATTGAAACATTTGGTGGTAATCCTTAAGATGCAGAGGGTCAGGCGAGCAGAAAAGTCTCGTTGCAGAGATACCGTGAAAAGCGAAAAGACAGGTACCTACGGGTAGAAACTATTGTTTACTACCACTAAAATCATCTGTTGCATATTAAAACTCCTAAGTGTTGGATCGCATCCCATTcatttcctccttttttttgcTCATGTTTCTACTAGAGAAAGattaaagataaagaaaaaTAGTGGAGCGAATTCTAGCTTGGAGGTTTACTTGAATCATCAACTCAGGACACATACCTCAAATGGTAATTCAAGTCAGAGTGGCACAAGCTCTCCACCCCAACCTGGGCTGCTGCAGACAGCTGAAAATCAGCCAAAGATCCGCTGTCTTCCTGTTGACCTAAACGAGAAGGGTAAGCTATAAAGTTCCTCCTCTGCATATTCCATGACATTTGATATTCTTGATTCTTTGCGAATTTAACCTTTATAGTTTTCCGACCAATCATAAATTGACTTATCAGGTAGATTGGATGTCCGAATTCTATTATGTGATGgtatttgaaggattgaagTCAGAAACAGATGCTCTTATGTGACAATATTTTGgattataaaatatttacaggtcgtttggttttgttttgttttgtttttcccgGTTTGACTGTTATGCAGATATCCTGGAACGCCAAGCTTAACAATTTCTAGGTCATAAAGAGTTGGGATATGATTGAGGACCCCTCACCTTAAGTTAGTGCCATGACAAAGCTGATGGGATGGGTAAGAAGAAACTAAATTAACCGGCTTCTAGTGACCTACGTTTTTGTATGATTGGGCTGCTGTGCGACCATTAAGTTTTTCCAGACTTATGCCTATCAGGAGGAGGATTATCAGTTTGGACTGGTACGACTTTGATCAGTTTTGTAATTTGTAGGATCGTATTTTCATCCTCGGGAATTTGGTTTGTTGTCGATGTTTCTAAGGGTCAAGATGTAGAGCTGCAAGCAGCAATGTCCTCTTTAATTCCTTATGTATGTAATTATTGTATGCGGTACCATTATCTGTGCCGAGAGCGTATTGTACAAGTTGGATGAGATTCTCTCCTTCAAC is a window from the Malus domestica chromosome 16, GDT2T_hap1 genome containing:
- the LOC103431988 gene encoding protein TIFY 4B isoform X1, with the translated sequence MNAATTTFPSILGKPLNQLTEDDISQLTREDCRKYLKEKGMRRPSWNKSQAIQQVISLKALLEPNEDSGAGALRKIVVSAQTTTATTQRAASNSADSAKEASADVQASVSADEPATHPRNERPKSVPEDPPVDADTAAISPRNQCTTDALVRQMTIFYSGKVNVYDGVPPDKVNEAFYLNGDLEISLPMQRYMDLQARAILHFAAGPNHLLLDNQFGGAAAERSLGCQYQTAGDKDGPFPPSATISQSMQTGKFGEYTQQYWEKGNSTRDPDAEGQASRKVSLQRYREKRKDRERLKIKKNSGANSSLEVYLNHQLRTHTSNGNSSQSGTSSPPQPGLLQTAENQPKIRCLPVDLNEKDILERQA
- the LOC103431988 gene encoding protein TIFY 4B isoform X4, coding for MNAATTTFPSILGKPLNQLTEDDISQLTREDCRKYLKEKGMRRPSWNKSQAIQQVISLKALLEPNEDSGAGALRKIVVSAQTTTATTQRAASNSADSAKEASADVQASVSADEPATHPRNERPKSVPEDPPVDADTAAISPRNQCTTDALVRQMTIFYSGKVNVYDGVPPDKARAILHFAAGPNHLLLDNQFGGAAAERSLGCQYQTAGDKDGPFPPSATISQSMQTGKFGEYTQQYWEKGNSTRDPDAEGQASRKVSLQRYREKRKDRERLKIKKNSGANSSLEVYLNHQLRTHTSNGNSSQSGTSSPPQPGLLQTAENQPKIRCLPVDLNEKDILERQA
- the LOC103431988 gene encoding protein TIFY 4B isoform X6, which produces MNAATTTFPSILGKPLNQLTEDDISQLTREDCRKYLKEKGMRRPSWNKSQAIQQVISLKALLEPNEDSGAGALRKIVVSAQTTTATTQRAASNSADSAKEASADVQASVSADEPATHPRNERPKSVPEDPPVDADTAAISPRNQCTTDALVRQMTIFYSGKVNVYDGVPPDKARAILHFAAGPNHLLLDNQFGGAAAERSLGCQYQTAGDKDGPFPPSATISQSMQTVNFTGKFGEYTQQYWEKGNSTRDPEVFWWRVNAFTPVSQDSNHNQFCCHLRPMKRNRDRQLFRCNISNSICHLLL
- the LOC103431988 gene encoding protein TIFY 4B isoform X5; translation: MNAATTTFPSILGKPLNQLTEDDISQLTREDCRKYLKEKGMRRPSWNKSQAIQQVISLKALLEPNEDSGAGALRKIVVSAQTTTATTQRAASNSADSAKEASADVQASVSADEPATHPRNERPKSVPEDPPVDADTAAISPRNQCTTDALVRQMTIFYSGKVNVYDGVPPDKARAILHFAAGPNHLLLDNQFGGAAAERSLGCQYQTAGDKDGPFPPSATISQSMQTGKFGEYTQQYWEKGNSTRDPEGQASRKVSLQRYREKRKDRERLKIKKNSGANSSLEVYLNHQLRTHTSNGNSSQSGTSSPPQPGLLQTAENQPKIRCLPVDLNEKDILERQA
- the LOC103431988 gene encoding protein TIFY 4B isoform X2, which translates into the protein MNAATTTFPSILGKPLNQLTEDDISQLTREDCRKYLKEKGMRRPSWNKSQAIQQVISLKALLEPNEDSGAGALRKIVVSAQTTTATTQRAASNSADSAKEASADVQASVSADEPATHPRNERPKSVPEDPPVDADTAAISPRNQCTTDALVRQMTIFYSGKVNVYDGVPPDKARAILHFAAGPNHLLLDNQFGGAAAERSLGCQYQTAGDKDGPFPPSATISQSMQTVNFTGKFGEYTQQYWEKGNSTRDPDAEGQASRKVSLQRYREKRKDRERLKIKKNSGANSSLEVYLNHQLRTHTSNGNSSQSGTSSPPQPGLLQTAENQPKIRCLPVDLNEKDILERQA
- the LOC103431988 gene encoding protein TIFY 4B isoform X3, which encodes MNAATTTFPSILGKPLNQLTEDDISQLTREDCRKYLKEKGMRRPSWNKSQAIQQVISLKALLEPNEDSGAGALRKIVVSAQTTTATTQRAASNSADSAKEASADVQASVSADEPATHPRNERPKSVPEDPPVDADTAAISPRNQCTTDALVRQMTIFYSGKVNVYDGVPPDKARAILHFAAGPNHLLLDNQFGGAAAERSLGCQYQTAGDKDGPFPPSATISQSMQTVNFTGKFGEYTQQYWEKGNSTRDPEGQASRKVSLQRYREKRKDRERLKIKKNSGANSSLEVYLNHQLRTHTSNGNSSQSGTSSPPQPGLLQTAENQPKIRCLPVDLNEKDILERQA
- the LOC103431988 gene encoding protein TIFY 4B isoform X7, with the protein product MNAATTTFPSILGKPLNQLTEDDISQLTREDCRKYLKEKGMRRPSWNKSQAIQQVISLKALLEPNEDSGAGALRKIVVSAQTTTATTQRAASNSADSAKEASADVQASVSADEPATHPRNERPKSVPEDPPVDADTAAISPRNQCTTDALVRQMTIFYSGKVNVYDGVPPDKARAILHFAAGPNHLLLDNQFGGAAAERSLGCQYQTAGDKDGPFPPSATISQSMQTGKFGEYTQQYWEKGNSTRDPEVFWWRVNAFTPVSQDSNHNQFCCHLRPMKRNRDRQLFRCNISNSICHLLL